In a genomic window of Venatoribacter cucullus:
- the dapD gene encoding 2,3,4,5-tetrahydropyridine-2,6-dicarboxylate N-succinyltransferase, whose product MTQAFALAIGIGTKNSNGDWLEVYYPQPLLNPAAALIEAAKTALGYEGGNVALEADGGELEAFAAAAESTNAELAALARTFTESERPVVVTVLESDAQSTSTPEVYLKLHLLSHRLAKPHSLNLAGMFGLLPNVAWTNKGAVDLNDLPAAQLEARLHGEILSVNSVDKFPRMTDYVVPKGVRIADTSRVRLGAYIGEGTTIMHEGFVNFNAGTLGVSMVEGRISAGVVVGDGSDLGGGCSTMGTLSGGGNIIISVGEKCLIGANAGIGIPLGDRCTVEAGLYVTAGTKIQLLDDQKNVVEVVKGRDLAGKTDLLFRRDSISGAVQCVTNKTAIELNNELHANN is encoded by the coding sequence ATGACGCAAGCATTTGCCCTGGCCATTGGTATTGGCACCAAAAACAGCAACGGTGACTGGCTGGAAGTGTATTACCCGCAGCCACTGCTGAACCCGGCCGCCGCACTGATTGAAGCCGCAAAAACCGCGCTGGGTTATGAGGGTGGCAACGTGGCCCTGGAAGCCGATGGTGGCGAACTGGAAGCCTTTGCAGCAGCCGCAGAAAGCACCAATGCTGAACTGGCCGCGCTGGCCCGTACCTTTACCGAAAGCGAACGTCCGGTGGTGGTAACCGTACTGGAAAGCGATGCGCAATCCACCAGCACCCCCGAGGTGTACCTGAAACTGCACCTGCTGTCGCACCGTCTGGCCAAGCCGCACAGCCTGAACCTGGCCGGCATGTTCGGTCTGCTGCCGAACGTCGCCTGGACCAACAAAGGCGCGGTGGATCTGAACGATCTGCCGGCGGCGCAGCTGGAAGCCCGCCTGCACGGCGAAATTCTGAGCGTGAACAGCGTGGATAAATTCCCGCGCATGACCGATTACGTAGTACCGAAAGGCGTGCGCATTGCCGATACCTCGCGCGTGCGCCTGGGTGCTTACATTGGTGAAGGCACCACCATCATGCACGAAGGTTTTGTGAACTTTAACGCCGGCACGCTGGGCGTTTCCATGGTTGAAGGCCGTATTTCTGCCGGCGTAGTCGTGGGTGACGGCTCCGATCTGGGTGGCGGCTGCTCAACCATGGGCACCCTGTCCGGTGGCGGCAATATCATTATTTCCGTGGGCGAGAAGTGCCTGATCGGCGCCAACGCCGGTATCGGTATTCCGCTGGGCGACCGCTGCACCGTCGAAGCCGGCCTGTACGTGACCGCCGGTACCAAAATCCAGCTGCTGGACGACCAGAAAAACGTGGTGGAAGTGGTGAAAGGCCGTGATCTGGCTGGTAAAACCGACCTGCTGTTCCGTCGTGATTCCATCAGCGGTGCGGTGCAGTGCGTGACCAACAAAACCGCCATTGAGCTGAACAACGAACTGCACGCGAATAACTGA
- a CDS encoding ArsC family reductase: MVTLYGIKNCDTIKKARAWLQAAGIEYAFHDYKKDGLSAELLDSFLAELSWEDLLNKRGTTWRALPDDVKAGIDAASAKTLMLNNPSIIKRPLLDTGSRKVLGFSAADYAALFN, from the coding sequence ATGGTGACCCTGTACGGCATCAAAAACTGCGACACCATCAAAAAAGCCCGCGCCTGGCTGCAAGCAGCAGGTATTGAGTACGCCTTTCACGATTACAAAAAAGACGGCCTGAGCGCTGAGCTGCTGGACAGCTTTCTGGCCGAGCTGAGCTGGGAAGACCTGCTGAATAAGCGCGGTACCACCTGGCGCGCCCTGCCCGATGACGTGAAAGCCGGCATTGATGCCGCCAGCGCCAAAACCCTGATGCTGAACAACCCGTCCATTATCAAACGTCCGCTGCTGGATACCGGCAGCCGTAAAGTGCTGGGCTTCAGCGCCGCCGACTACGCCGCATTATTTAACTAA
- a CDS encoding DUF819 family protein, whose amino-acid sequence MLVILCGLCLPALLIWLCQRLPWLDKAGVVVLSFTLGILLAASGVLPAGDDIRALQSTLAEVSVALALPLLVFSMDVGAALRLAGNTLKSLGLALLAVMLVSTVAAVLFAPHLNDIWQIAGMSVGAYTGGGPNMAAIKTAIGADDTLFTTMITYDILLSAMYLLFVMTIAKPIFSRLLPAFQAPEQEQDHSVFRHLADETAHAYKPLLRLALLPKTLLALLLAGVIVGAAVGIAKLVPGSMASAIAIIAITTLGVAASFVPAVRNLPNSYPLGMYLILVFCFTTGSMTDTGILTRLNMPLFGYISCILIGAMVLQALLCRWLKIDTDTFLITASAAIMSVPFIPVIAGALKNRALIVPGFAAAIIGYVLGNYLGIAVAWATRALI is encoded by the coding sequence ATGTTGGTCATTCTGTGTGGCTTATGCCTGCCCGCTCTGCTGATCTGGCTGTGCCAGCGGCTGCCCTGGCTGGATAAAGCCGGAGTAGTGGTGTTGTCGTTCACCCTCGGCATTCTGCTGGCGGCCAGCGGCGTATTACCGGCCGGTGATGATATCCGCGCTCTGCAAAGTACGTTAGCCGAAGTCAGTGTGGCGCTGGCCTTACCACTGCTGGTGTTTTCCATGGATGTTGGCGCAGCCTTGCGTCTGGCTGGCAATACCCTGAAAAGCTTAGGCCTGGCTCTGCTGGCGGTGATGCTGGTCAGCACCGTGGCGGCCGTGCTCTTTGCTCCCCATCTGAATGACATCTGGCAGATTGCCGGTATGTCAGTGGGGGCTTACACCGGCGGGGGCCCCAATATGGCCGCCATCAAAACCGCCATCGGTGCTGACGATACGCTGTTCACCACCATGATTACCTACGACATTCTGCTCTCGGCCATGTATCTGCTGTTTGTCATGACCATCGCCAAACCCATCTTCAGCCGCCTGCTGCCAGCCTTTCAAGCACCGGAGCAGGAGCAGGATCACTCGGTGTTCCGTCATCTGGCCGACGAAACCGCCCATGCCTACAAACCGCTGCTGCGCCTGGCCTTGCTGCCGAAAACCCTGCTGGCGCTGTTGCTGGCCGGTGTGATCGTCGGTGCTGCGGTTGGCATTGCCAAACTGGTGCCCGGCAGCATGGCCTCCGCCATCGCCATTATTGCCATTACCACGTTGGGGGTGGCGGCGTCCTTTGTGCCGGCGGTGCGGAATCTGCCGAACAGCTACCCGTTGGGGATGTACCTGATTCTGGTGTTTTGTTTTACCACCGGCAGCATGACCGATACCGGCATCCTGACCCGCCTGAACATGCCCTTATTCGGTTACATCAGCTGCATTCTGATCGGTGCCATGGTGTTGCAGGCGCTGCTGTGCCGCTGGCTGAAGATTGATACCGACACCTTCCTGATTACCGCCTCGGCCGCCATTATGTCGGTGCCCTTTATTCCGGTGATCGCCGGCGCCCTGAAAAACCGCGCCCTTATCGTGCCCGGCTTTGCCGCTGCCATTATTGGCTATGTGCTGGGCAATTATCTGGGCATTGCCGTGGCCTGGGCAACCCGGGCTCTGATCTGA
- a CDS encoding DSD1 family PLP-dependent enzyme, producing MTDLYFRTLTSALHDAGVCTPVMVIDRERLDHNIDHLIDVMNRGFDYRIVAKSLPSVPLLQYIMRRTGTSRLMCFHLPFLMHLIEHIPAADILLGKPMPVCAARHFYAWHGQQTSSMCFAPELQLQWLIDSPQRLQQYEQLAQELNVRMRVSLEIDVGLHRGGFQPGEAFIAALEKISRSPWLSLSGLMGYEAHIGKIPALLGGPTAAFNATRQRYAACVQQVRDVLGEAVLKTLCLNTGGSTTYPLYDADSLGIVSEISVGSALLKPTDFDVETLEHHLPAAYIAAPVLKRVQQPEIPEAPRLSRALRAIGLLPKQGCYLYGGNWLASPCYPAEARLSSLLGRSSNQEFYQLPADTRLQQDDYVFFQPTQSEALLLQFGQLAVVEQGRICDWWPVFSYPDTFPQYRLQRARQPQPCASTLMQPD from the coding sequence ATGACCGATCTGTATTTCCGGACGCTCACCAGCGCCCTTCACGATGCCGGCGTGTGCACGCCTGTTATGGTTATTGACCGGGAACGGCTCGACCACAATATTGACCACTTAATTGATGTGATGAACCGCGGTTTTGATTACCGCATTGTGGCCAAATCCCTGCCCTCGGTGCCGCTGCTGCAATACATTATGCGCCGCACCGGCACCAGCCGGCTGATGTGCTTTCACCTGCCCTTTCTGATGCACCTGATCGAACATATTCCGGCCGCCGATATTCTGCTCGGCAAGCCCATGCCGGTATGCGCCGCCCGGCATTTTTATGCCTGGCATGGCCAGCAAACCAGCAGTATGTGTTTTGCCCCCGAGCTGCAGCTGCAATGGCTGATCGACAGCCCGCAACGCCTGCAGCAATACGAACAACTGGCACAGGAACTGAATGTACGCATGCGCGTCAGCCTGGAAATTGATGTCGGGCTGCACCGCGGTGGTTTTCAGCCGGGTGAAGCCTTTATCGCCGCGCTGGAAAAAATCAGCCGTTCACCCTGGCTGAGCCTGTCCGGCCTGATGGGCTATGAGGCTCATATCGGCAAAATCCCGGCCCTGCTGGGTGGCCCAACCGCGGCCTTCAACGCCACCCGCCAGCGCTATGCCGCCTGCGTACAGCAAGTGCGCGACGTGCTGGGCGAAGCGGTACTGAAAACCCTGTGCCTGAACACCGGCGGCAGCACCACCTACCCACTGTACGATGCCGACAGTCTGGGCATTGTCAGTGAAATTTCGGTCGGTTCAGCGCTGCTTAAACCCACCGATTTTGACGTGGAAACCCTGGAACACCACCTGCCCGCTGCCTACATTGCCGCACCCGTATTAAAACGTGTGCAACAGCCGGAAATTCCTGAAGCGCCGCGCCTGTCGCGGGCATTACGCGCCATCGGCCTGCTGCCGAAACAGGGCTGTTATTTATACGGCGGCAACTGGCTGGCGTCGCCCTGCTACCCGGCGGAGGCCAGGCTGAGCAGCCTGTTGGGCCGCTCCAGCAATCAGGAATTTTACCAGTTGCCCGCCGATACCCGCCTGCAGCAGGATGATTATGTATTCTTCCAACCCACCCAAAGCGAAGCGTTGTTGTTGCAATTCGGCCAGCTGGCGGTGGTGGAACAAGGACGCATCTGCGACTGGTGGCCGGTGTTCAGCTATCCCGATACCTTTCCGCAATATCGTCTGCAGCGGGCACGTCAGCCGCAGCCCTGCGCCAGCACGCTGATGCAACCGGACTGA
- the feoB gene encoding Fe(2+) transporter permease subunit FeoB has product MKPAVIGVIGNPNCGKTTLFNALTGSRQKVGNWPGVTVDRKEGVLNLRDVAHTLVDLPGTYALDSHDDELSTDEKIAREFALSGEAQLIINILDASNLERNLFLTSQLLDMGVPLVCAVNMLDVAEREGIHVDTVLLSQQLGVPVVPIVAASGQGIEELCRVLAHNLEHPTVATPLLRPDAGLQQAIDDLKTQLHGLVPNPFWSATRILENDRYAGDVLPEARRNDILTSARQHREQLEQEVQQPLDVLLANGRYQAIRSILTSVLTIGRRGRSLTERIDDWVLNRWLGIPFFFGVMYLMFLFAINVSGAFIDFFDIAFATVFVEGPRELLNAVGSPGWLTTLLADGLGGGIQLVATFIPVIGGLYLFLSVIEDSGYMARAAFVMDRLMRAVGLPGKAFVPLIVGFGCNVPAVMAARTMDTEKDRLLTIAMAPFMSCGARLSVYALFAAAFFTSNGALIVFSLYVLGIVMAMLTGMALKNTLFKPELTPFVMELPAYHIPTVKGVLLKTWERLKSFCLRAGKTIVTVVVVLSFLNSFGTDGSFGNEDTDKSVLAKMAAVVTPALSPLGVQDDNWPATVGVITGIFAKEAVVGTLDALYSPDAEASDEGYSLLGGLTEALQTIPDNLAGLADALLDPLGLSLIGADQTEEQGVESSTFTRMGELFGSQLAAFSYLVFVLLYTPCVATLGAMVREAGLRWMLFVAGWSTGLAYTTAVVVYQVGSFGQHPLSSSLWITGSITFVGGCLLTMRRYGQQQDAKRIPLVQL; this is encoded by the coding sequence ATGAAACCCGCGGTGATTGGTGTTATCGGTAATCCGAATTGCGGTAAAACCACCCTGTTCAATGCGTTAACCGGCTCGCGTCAGAAAGTGGGCAACTGGCCCGGCGTAACGGTTGACCGTAAAGAGGGCGTATTAAACCTGCGCGATGTCGCCCATACCCTGGTCGATTTACCCGGCACCTATGCACTGGACAGCCACGATGATGAATTATCCACCGATGAAAAAATCGCCCGTGAATTTGCCTTAAGCGGCGAAGCACAGCTGATTATTAATATTCTGGATGCCAGTAATCTGGAACGTAATTTATTCCTCACCTCACAATTACTGGATATGGGCGTACCGCTAGTCTGTGCGGTGAATATGCTGGATGTGGCCGAGCGCGAAGGCATTCATGTTGATACCGTGCTGCTGTCGCAACAGCTGGGCGTACCGGTGGTACCCATTGTCGCCGCCAGTGGTCAGGGTATTGAAGAGTTATGCCGGGTACTGGCGCATAACCTGGAACACCCCACCGTCGCCACACCGCTGCTGCGGCCGGATGCCGGTTTGCAGCAGGCCATTGACGACCTGAAAACACAACTGCACGGGCTGGTACCCAACCCCTTCTGGTCGGCCACCCGTATTCTGGAAAACGACCGTTATGCCGGTGATGTATTACCAGAAGCCCGCCGTAACGATATTCTCACCAGCGCCCGCCAGCACCGCGAACAGCTGGAACAAGAGGTGCAGCAACCGCTGGATGTGTTGCTGGCCAATGGCCGTTATCAGGCGATCCGCAGCATTTTAACCAGTGTGTTAACCATCGGCCGCCGGGGCCGCAGCCTGACCGAACGCATTGACGATTGGGTATTAAACCGCTGGCTGGGCATTCCGTTCTTTTTCGGCGTGATGTACCTGATGTTCTTATTCGCCATTAACGTCAGTGGCGCCTTTATTGATTTCTTCGATATCGCCTTTGCCACGGTATTTGTCGAAGGCCCGCGCGAATTATTAAACGCCGTCGGCAGCCCCGGCTGGCTGACCACCTTATTAGCCGATGGCCTGGGTGGCGGTATTCAGCTGGTCGCTACCTTTATTCCGGTAATCGGTGGCCTGTATTTGTTTTTGTCGGTCATTGAAGATTCCGGTTATATGGCCCGTGCCGCCTTTGTGATGGACCGGCTGATGCGCGCCGTGGGCTTACCCGGTAAAGCCTTTGTGCCGTTAATTGTTGGATTCGGCTGTAACGTGCCGGCGGTGATGGCGGCGCGCACCATGGATACCGAAAAAGACCGCTTATTAACCATCGCCATGGCGCCTTTTATGTCGTGCGGTGCGCGGCTGTCGGTCTACGCCTTATTTGCCGCCGCCTTCTTTACCAGCAACGGTGCGCTGATCGTCTTCAGCCTCTATGTGTTGGGCATTGTTATGGCCATGCTGACCGGCATGGCACTGAAAAACACCCTGTTCAAACCCGAGCTGACGCCTTTCGTAATGGAGCTGCCGGCCTACCATATTCCGACTGTAAAAGGCGTACTGCTGAAAACCTGGGAACGACTGAAATCGTTCTGCCTGCGCGCCGGTAAAACCATCGTCACCGTGGTGGTGGTGCTGAGCTTCCTCAATTCTTTTGGTACCGACGGCTCGTTCGGCAACGAAGACACCGATAAATCCGTGCTGGCCAAAATGGCTGCCGTGGTAACCCCGGCCCTGTCCCCCCTGGGCGTTCAGGACGATAACTGGCCCGCAACCGTCGGCGTGATTACCGGCATTTTTGCCAAAGAAGCGGTGGTGGGTACGCTGGATGCGCTGTACAGCCCGGACGCGGAAGCCAGTGATGAAGGCTATTCCCTGCTGGGTGGCTTAACCGAAGCGCTGCAAACCATCCCGGACAATCTGGCCGGGCTGGCTGATGCCCTGCTCGACCCGCTGGGGCTGAGCCTGATTGGCGCCGACCAGACCGAAGAACAAGGTGTGGAAAGCAGTACCTTTACCCGCATGGGTGAGTTATTCGGCAGCCAGCTGGCGGCGTTCTCTTACCTGGTGTTTGTGCTGCTCTACACCCCTTGTGTAGCCACACTGGGCGCTATGGTGCGCGAAGCCGGGCTGCGCTGGATGCTGTTTGTCGCCGGCTGGAGCACCGGGCTGGCCTATACCACCGCCGTAGTGGTGTATCAGGTTGGCAGCTTTGGCCAGCACCCTCTCAGCTCTTCCTTATGGATTACCGGCAGCATCACCTTTGTCGGCGGCTGTTTACTGACAATGCGCCGCTACGGCCAGCAGCAGGACGCCAAACGCATCCCCTTAGTGCAGCTGTAA
- a CDS encoding FeoA family protein encodes MTLRTLDQLTAGSKARIVGFTTTATNFRRKLLALGLMPGTEIEVSRFAPLGDPMQIQLRGASVSLRKQEASIIQVEVQA; translated from the coding sequence ATGACTCTCCGCACCCTCGACCAGCTGACGGCCGGCAGTAAGGCCCGCATTGTTGGTTTCACTACCACGGCCACCAACTTCCGCCGTAAGTTACTCGCCCTGGGCCTGATGCCCGGCACCGAGATCGAAGTCAGCCGCTTCGCCCCGCTGGGCGACCCGATGCAGATTCAGCTGCGCGGCGCGTCGGTCAGCCTGCGGAAACAGGAAGCGTCGATTATTCAGGTGGAGGTGCAGGCATGA
- a CDS encoding VacB/RNase II family 3'-5' exoribonuclease yields MLDKNALAQLQSLKKEIHDSVPRFSGRVRASNGRFGFVNTDDNQSFFLTPEEMEKVLPGDVVEFRVEPAGEGKEQAIVEKLLSSDIREFFGTYVVRGKGHFIEADHPTLNRWIFVPPARRNNAAAGDLVQAHISQHPFPHGKAQADIDAVIGHPSDAGIEQRFTLAKWALPDSFSAAVLAEASALAANGLDSVLAGRTDLSHLPFVTIDSASTRDIDDALFAEAHSEGWTLWVGIADPSALIAPGSELDKAAAERGTSVYLPDLVIPMLPPELSEQLCSLQAGELRPAMVAELRIGEDGGMQQLHLHEASIRSHAKLSYHQVAQFIDGEEADISAELRGPLLHLHNCAQALANWRKTHCLIMEDRPDYKLVFDDNGKVKDIVRIERNAAHRLVEECMLACNRSVAGWLAAQNTGFFIEHGGVRTERHGEVAALLKEQLGLEQKPELHSLADYVGWLQRAGEAASELPLRMIISRQQERSNLSLEAKPHKGLGFDYYTTFSSPLRKYNDLLIHRIVRELLQQQTPTLPDSDLLLSIQAAQTNARMAANQAEAWLKLQWLQQLQQQDSELLFDASIVHMNSASITVRLEDCGIEGSIDRRKAGKEWTFDTKTISHHSDAGRFVLGQPVRVKVLEVQPQARIARFALV; encoded by the coding sequence TCACGACAGTGTTCCGCGCTTCAGCGGGCGTGTCCGTGCCAGTAACGGCCGCTTTGGTTTTGTGAATACCGATGACAATCAGTCTTTTTTCCTGACTCCGGAAGAAATGGAAAAAGTGCTGCCCGGCGATGTGGTGGAATTCCGGGTGGAACCCGCCGGTGAAGGCAAAGAACAGGCGATTGTGGAAAAGCTGCTAAGCAGCGATATCCGGGAATTTTTTGGCACTTATGTGGTGCGCGGTAAAGGCCATTTTATTGAAGCCGACCACCCCACCTTAAACCGCTGGATTTTTGTGCCGCCGGCCAGGCGTAATAACGCCGCCGCCGGTGATCTGGTGCAGGCCCATATCAGCCAGCACCCGTTTCCGCATGGCAAAGCCCAGGCGGATATTGATGCCGTAATCGGCCACCCCTCTGATGCTGGCATAGAACAGCGCTTTACTCTGGCCAAATGGGCGCTGCCGGACAGCTTCAGCGCCGCCGTCCTGGCCGAGGCCAGCGCGTTGGCAGCAAACGGACTGGACAGTGTGCTGGCCGGCCGTACCGATTTATCGCACCTGCCCTTCGTTACCATTGATTCGGCCAGCACCCGCGATATTGACGATGCTTTATTTGCTGAAGCACACAGCGAAGGCTGGACCTTATGGGTAGGCATTGCCGATCCGTCGGCTTTAATTGCCCCCGGTTCGGAACTGGATAAAGCCGCCGCTGAACGTGGCACCTCAGTGTATTTGCCCGACCTGGTCATTCCGATGCTGCCGCCGGAGTTATCCGAGCAACTGTGTTCATTACAGGCGGGGGAGTTGCGCCCGGCCATGGTGGCGGAATTACGCATTGGCGAAGACGGCGGCATGCAGCAATTACACCTGCATGAAGCCAGCATCCGCAGTCACGCCAAACTCAGCTACCACCAGGTAGCGCAATTTATTGACGGTGAAGAAGCCGATATCAGTGCTGAACTGCGTGGCCCGTTGTTGCATCTGCATAACTGTGCGCAGGCACTGGCCAACTGGCGCAAAACCCATTGCCTGATTATGGAAGACCGCCCGGATTACAAGCTGGTGTTCGATGACAACGGCAAGGTCAAAGACATTGTCCGCATTGAGCGCAATGCCGCCCACCGCCTGGTGGAAGAATGCATGCTGGCCTGTAACCGCAGCGTCGCCGGTTGGCTGGCGGCGCAGAATACCGGTTTCTTTATTGAACACGGCGGTGTGCGTACCGAACGCCACGGTGAAGTGGCTGCACTGTTAAAAGAACAGCTGGGGCTGGAGCAAAAGCCGGAATTGCACAGTCTGGCCGATTATGTCGGTTGGCTGCAGCGCGCCGGTGAAGCCGCCAGTGAATTACCGCTGCGGATGATTATCAGCCGCCAGCAGGAACGCAGTAATTTATCGCTGGAAGCCAAGCCGCATAAAGGCCTGGGGTTTGATTACTACACCACCTTCAGTTCACCGCTGCGCAAATACAACGACCTGCTGATTCACCGCATTGTGCGTGAATTGCTGCAGCAACAAACCCCGACGCTGCCGGACAGTGATTTACTGCTGAGCATTCAGGCCGCCCAGACCAATGCCCGTATGGCGGCCAACCAGGCCGAAGCCTGGCTGAAGCTGCAGTGGTTACAACAGCTGCAGCAACAAGACAGCGAACTGCTGTTTGATGCCAGCATCGTGCACATGAATTCAGCCAGTATCACCGTACGGCTGGAAGACTGCGGCATTGAAGGCAGCATCGACCGCCGCAAAGCCGGTAAAGAATGGACTTTTGATACCAAAACCATCAGCCACCACAGCGATGCCGGCCGCTTTGTGCTGGGCCAGCCGGTGCGGGTAAAAGTGCTGGAAGTACAACCGCAGGCGCGTATTGCGCGGTTTGCGTTGGTTTAA